In a genomic window of Erigeron canadensis isolate Cc75 chromosome 5, C_canadensis_v1, whole genome shotgun sequence:
- the LOC122601597 gene encoding NEP1-interacting protein 2-like, whose translation MADSKIMVWINRVFMGVLTCITALCGASIGIIMGIIKGPATETGLVRGACIGVVTGAITALQVMDMSLNGEPFSKVSLLCSLVNGQIITDWVAPAMLKAYQWQVNGVEANFVDIFDIFENNESKGLCEDSINKLPKCILKNSCKKIESHETDCVICLQSFKNKEEGRELPNCRHVFHLACIDEWLIRNGSCPVCRRDV comes from the exons atgGCCGATTCTAAAATCATGGTTTGGATCAACAGAGTTTTTATGGGTGTTCTCACTTGCATCACAGCTCTTT gtgGAGCAAGTATTGGAATAATAATGGGAATAATAAAAGGGCCAGCTACAGAAACTGGGCTGGTTCGTGGAGCTTGTATTGGTGTGGTTACAGGTGCCATTACTGCTTTGCAAGTTATGGATATGAGCCTTAACGGTGAACCATTTTCCAAg GTATCTTTGCTATGTAGTCTTGTAAATGGACAAATCATTACGGATTGGGTCGCTCCTGCTATGCTTAAAGCCTATCAATGGCAA GTAAATGGAGTCGAGGCGAATTTTGTTgacatttttgatatatttgagAACAACGAGTCCAAAGGGCTATGTGAAGATTCTATAAACAAATTACCAAAATGCATATTGAAGAATTCTTGCAAAAAGATTGAAAGCCATGAGACCGATTGTGTGATTTGTTTACAAAGCTTCAAGAATAAAGAAGAGGGAAGAGAATTGCCAAATTGTAGACATGTATTTCATTTAGCATGCATAGATGAGTGGTTAATTAGGAATGGTTCTTGTCCTGTTTGTAGAAGAGATGTTTAG
- the LOC122601598 gene encoding calcium-dependent protein kinase 33: MGISLSKDNQPEDQPQKPSIPRSGSLLRKGYKDINEDYKFLKQLGSGKFAVTYLYKERKTGKKYACKTIPKRRLFTNSEKEDLKREVAILECLKGAPNVVELKDTYEDPKYVHLVMEYCEGGELYDKMDSKGLFNEKVAAQILGSIMKFVSLLHRMGIMHRDLKPENFLLPKKSALGFVPCAQKGSLGPCLADDYSMMKAIDFGLSTYTDEVTQDKVGTAFYVAPEVLRRQPYGEKVDIWSAGVILYMLLTGAPPFYAETDEQIFERITQNKPPDMESYPWTKRSDEAKNLVKNMLSYDPKKRPTAEKVLGDPWLKINGVEYTIDDKFSNKVKHFRAMNIFKKLAYKTMTKIIPQEELQELKLMFYDIDTDERKLIKPDEFKNLLAKLDSKLTSEEIDEIVNAADVDENGSIDYDEFITAIMNFQRKHKAEELRKVFKHFDKNDDNYISKDELKSVLEEHKFGNEATIDEIIEQVDVNQDGHISYIEFVDMIKN; the protein is encoded by the exons ATGGGTATCTCTCTAAGCAAAGATAACCAGCCGGAGGATCAGCCGCAGAAGCCATCGATTCCAAGGTCAGGTTCACTTCTTAGAAAAGGATATAAAGATATAAATGAAGATTATAAATTTCTTAAACAACTAGGCAGTGGTAAATTTGCAGTCACATATctttataaagaaagaaaaacaggCAAGAAATATGCATGTAAGACCATACCAAAAAGAAGACTATTTACGAATAGTGAAAAAGAGGATTTGAAAAGAGAAGTTGCAATCTTGGAGTGTTTAAAAGGTGCACCAAATGTTGTGGAGTTAAAAGATACATATGAAGATCCTAAATATGTGCATTTAGTTATGGAGTATTGTGAAGGAGGTGAGCTTTATGATAAAATGGATTCCAAAGGTTTGTTTAACGAAAAAGTTGCTGCACAAATACTTGGTTCTATAATGAAATTTGTTAGTCTTCTTCATCGAATGGGTATTATGCATAGAGATTTAAAGCCTGAGAATTTTTTGTTGCCAAAAAAAAGTGCATTAGGATTTGTTCCATGTGCACAAAAAGGTTCATTAGGACCATGTTTAGCTGATGATTATTCCATGATGAAAGCAATTGATTTCGGGTTATCTACCTACACAGATGAAG TGACACAGGATAAAGTTGGAACAGCATTTTATGTTGCTCCTGAGGTTTTACGGCGTCAACCATATGGAGAAAAAGTCGATATATGGAGTGCAGGggtgattttgtatatgttacTCACAGGGGCACCACCCTTTTATGCtg AGACTGATGAACAGATATTCGAGCGCATAACACAGAATAAACCACCTGATATGGAGAGCTATCCATGGACAAAGAGATCAGACGAAGCCAAAAACCTGGTGAAGAATATGCTCTCATATGATCCAAAGAAACGCCCAACTGCCGAAAAGGTTCTTG GGGATCCATGGTTGAAGATTAATGGAGTAGAATATACAATAGATGACAAATTTTCTAATAAGGTGAAGCACTTTCGAGCTATGAACATATTCAAGAAACTTGCATACAAG ACAATGACGAAAATTATTCCTCAAGAAGAGCTTCAAGAACTAAAATTAATGTTTTATGACATTGACACGGATGAAAGGAAACTTATCAAACCTGATGAATTCAAGAACTTGTTGGCTAAGCTTGACTCAAAGCTCACTTCAGAAgaaattgatgaaattgttaATGCT GCTGATGTAGACGAAAATGGATCTATCGACTATGATGAGTTCATTACTGCCATCATGAACtttcaaagaaaacataaagCTGAAGAGCTTCGTAAAGTTTTTAAGCATTTTGATAAGAATGACGACAA CTATATCTCAAAAGATGAGCTTAAATCAGTACTGGAAGAACATAAATTCGGCAACGAGGCAACCATTGATGAAATAATAGAACAAGTTGATGTAAATCAG GATGGTCATATAAGTTACATAGAATTCGTCGACATGATAAAAAATTAA
- the LOC122600115 gene encoding AUGMIN subunit 4 — protein sequence MSRTAGQNLAADVTQLIDQLDRHCLAPDGSLITKSVYNDLQLAREEMSRERLRYLEAMAIYCEAIGMVEDYQQAVSVANLGGIRDGQGLHSNLGLKNTPQVYEALEHRLVVAEAAQRLRLPLISKDGEVHEEEIEKMSVLSRSSIDSTTTNITINSNSSNYTNISSINIGASDAGDPGVGGVPDRFLGITPGYLWQSQVQHASLPRDVAEYQMPLLREIEGRLKSKCDKLADAFIDDLDRSTGNQNSSARLPERVKLIIEEIEREEGALREDLYSADRKFAEYYNVLEQILGVLIKLVRDLKLQHHHKYDELHKSWLCKRCETMSAKLRVLEHILLLETYTQESVPALHEIRKYLVEATEEASLAYNKAVTRLREYQGVDPHFDTIARQYQDIVKKLENMQWTIHQVEMDLNRLPSS from the exons ATGTCTAGAACCGCAGGGCAAAATCTGGCAGCAGATGTAACACAATTAATAGATCAATTAGATCGCCATTGTTTAGCTCCTGATGGATCCCTCATCACTAAATCTGTTTACAATGATCTTCAACTT GCGCGTGAAGAAATGTCCAGAGAAAGATTACGGTATTTGGAAGCCATG GCTATATATTGTGAAGCAATTGGGATGGTGGAAGATTACCAACAGGCGGTTTCGGTTGCTAATCTTGGTGGGATTCGAGACGGTCAGGGTTTGCATTCCAATCTTGGCCTCAAGAATACTCCTCAG GTATATGAAGCGCTTGAACATCGATTAGTTGTTGCAGAAGCTGCTCAGAGATTGAGACTTCCTCTAATATCAAAAGATGGGGAGGTCCACGAGGAAGAAATAGAAAAAATGAGTGTATTATCACGAAGCTCCATTGATAGTACAACTACCAATATCACAATAAACTCAAACTCAAGCAACTACACAAACATTTCTTCAATAAACATTGGTGCTTCTGATGCTGGAGATCCTGGAGTCGGTGGTGTTCCTGACCGTTTTCTTGGAATAACACCTGGTTATTTGTGGCAAAGTCAGGTCCAACATGCATCATTGCCTAGG GATGTGGCAGAATACCAAATGCCACTTCTTCGTGAGATTGAGGGTCGCTTGAAGTCTAAATGTGATAAGTTAGCTGACGCTTTTATAGATGACTTAG ATAGGTCAACTGGTAATCAAAATTCAAGTGCCCGGCTTCCTGAAAG GGTGAAGTTAATTATTGAGGAGATTGAAAGAGAAGAAGGTGCTTTACGTGAAGATTTATATTCTGCTGACAGAAAGTTTGCAGAGTATTATAAT GTCTTGGAACAGATACTTGGTGTCCTTATTAAGCTTGTGCGAGATTTAAAGTTGCAACATCATCATAAATAT GACGAACTGCATAAAAGTTGGTTGTGCAAAAGGTGTGAAACTATGAGTGCAAAATTAAG AGTATTGGAGCATATTCTCTTGCTTGAGACATACACACAGGAATCAGTTCCAGCTCTGCATGAGATAAG GAAATATCTTGTTGAAGCCACTGAAGAAGCTTCACTTGCTTATAACAAAGCG GTGACACGACTTCGTGAATATCAAGGGGTTGACCCGCATTTTGACACGATTGCAAGGCAATATCAGGATATTGTGAAG AAACTGGAGAATATGCAGTGGACAATTCACCAAGTTGAGATGGACCTCAACCGTTTACCAAGTTCTTGA